From the genome of Scleropages formosus chromosome 22, fSclFor1.1, whole genome shotgun sequence:
TAAAAAGTAGGATACGTTTGCGAAATAACATGCCCGCATGTTCACGGTGACCTTTATTACAGAAAGCCGGAGGCGATGCGGTTGTTTTTCCGCACTTCTTCTTTGGAACGTGACACGATTACATTGTAAACAAATAAGTCGGTCCCGGTGAACACATTTGATAGGGAATGCTTATAATGGCAAAGCCACGTGTTGCGcaggagaaaaaaggaacagGTTTCGGGAATTCCCTCGCAACCGTCGCAGGAACCAGGAACCCCAGGCGGAGGAGGGAGCGGCCCGAGCGGGGACCGCGGACGTGGAGCGGAGTGAGTCGTAGCGAAGGGACGGTGAAGTTAATAAGGTCTCATTCCACCATTAAGTTCATAGTGAATCGCGCACTGCTTGCTCCAGTTATCCTCCGTATGAGATGTTCTAGAGATGAGTTTCGAAACCAAAGGTCAAGATGGGCAGCGCCAATATGGTTAAGGGGGGGGTGTTTTCGCTACGCCTTCCTTCCAAAGTGGTCAGGTTTTTCCTCAAAAGTCGTCCTTCTTGGGAGCGGAGGAGGCGGAGGCTACGAGCGGGAGCTTTTGAAAGCGCGCGGGGTTTTCGAAAGGAAGCGGAGCCGTGGCTCGGCCGAGGCCGCGGCCAAACGCGCGCCGGATTCGGTGCGTCGTGCCCCTTCCTCCCACGAGATGCTTCGTAATGCGGCGTCTTAGGAACAAGGCCCAGTTTACCCTGGATTGAAAACATCCGAGAATTATCAaagctgtccccccccccccccctcccctcccacccccaagcattatttctgtgtgtgtgtgcgctttgtATCATGGATAAAACAGGATGtggaggctggggggggtggtACAGTTTCCCAGTTTCCACTCTCTGAATAACAGGGGCAGCAATGTAACCCCAGCTGCTGGGGTGAATCGCCCCCCAGAGGACACCGTCTGGGTCGAAAAGGGCtcgcttacacacacacacagatgtagtCATAATtcagttctttaaaaacaaaaataccactTATCTGAGTTATCTTGCTGTGAGTCACACTCAGGAAATCTCTCCCAGGACACACAGCTCATTCACTGATGCTGCAGGTCAGTGGCAGTTGTACAGCTCCAgtgcgccccctggtggcaaAAACAGTTAAACGTTGTACCTGATATTAGACTTTATATTGTTTGAAAGAGCATCAGATGGATCAAGAGCTGCACAAAGGAACATTCTGGAAtactttaggaaaaaaaacaggaaaggagAAAGCACTTTAGACTTTTCACATGGCGAAAAGTGGTTCGCCGAGCAGGGTTGGTATAGTGTGGCGTGTCGTGGACAGTTGCAAAAGACATTCGCAAGCTGTGCTCATTTCTTCCAAAAGAAATAGaataacaaaatgttaaaaaaataaaagcaacagaATTCGACCGGCTGTTTAACAACATATTTCCATTCAAATGTcacaatttaaacaaatttgaaTTGTTTAAGCATTTAAATCCTTGTTAAAGTcctaattgttttttaaaaattcagaagtTTTCCCCTCCTTCCAAAGGTACAATATGTATTCAtgtacaaatgtttaaaataattaataccaGCAAGGCTGCAGCTAACAAGGCTTAATAAGAATAAGTCCTTTCTTCTTCCAGCTCCACAACCATCAGTACAACACAGTCAAGTCAGCTAAGAGTGTATTTTAGTCAACCTGAAAttcccccagacacacacaacctCCTTGGGAAAACAATGTCGGTCAACCAGTTACTCAGCATTAAAAAGTcaaatttaaatgtcatctcCCTCAAAATCAGCACTAAATAGATCCTGGCAGAAATGTGAAGTAAATTCCACTCTGTCAGCGAAACAACATGTGAACCTAACGCCTTTTCTCGATCCCAGACATtgctttcagtaaaaaaaaaaaaaaaaaaatattagacaAAGTTAAAAACAGTGGTTCGTGTAAATGAGACAAGTAAACAAAGGTGtttaacatttactttattttacaaacagtccggacatttaaaatataaatatatctcTCCCACACCCCAAGCCCTGAAATGGGCTGTATGCATCAGACaacacacattctctcacacacacacacacacacacacacacacacacacaaaaaaaaacctcagaccCAGTATTAATTAGGTCAATAAGGTGCAGTGGCCACAACACATCACACTGCCCCACACAGTAATACCGAACTTTAGCAATTACCACTCTCCGTTTCAACACGCCTCCACAGCAGTCGTGGCGTTAGGACTCCTGCTACTCGACCCCATCCCCTCTCCTGAGTTTTGTAACACAGGTGCTGAACTCTGAATGGCGAGCGAGTTTCTGCAACTGCGGCCCAGAAGTCACACCTCCTCTTCCCAGACAGCCACCGTGGGAGGAACCACACAGGAggaataataacaatgataacagtaataaaaaaaaaaaaaaaacccccacaaaTAAGggcagttaaataaaaaaaaaatgccagttgACAACAATAGCAGCTGTTTGCCCCAGGGATGTGGCCAAACTCACAAGTGCACAGAGAACACCATAAGCCAAGTGCTCCAGGTTCGAGAGGCTAGACTACAGAATCACCACCAGGCTGCTCTGTGCTGTGATACAGACCAAATAAAATTCCAAGGTACGAAGTACCAAATCTAAAAGGAAACACATTTGCTCCTCTAattaagggaaagaaaaaaatggcaccaAAGAAAAGTTTCTAAAACAAATGAGTTCCAAAAAACATAAAGATTACAAAGTTGAGTTTTAAAGACACTAAATCTGCTGTCTTAAAGACTCAATGGCATGTTAATATGTAGGACACCTGGGACCACGAGCCTCTTCCAAAGACTGAGAAACGGAGCAAAATGAAGACCAATGTCCTGTCTAGTCCCAGCAATTCCAGGTTTGTATTAGGAGGAGAAAATGAAACGCATTGTGGGATACAGGGGAGCCTGTGTCTTCTGAATTTGTGCAAGGCgtcattaatgtttattttgttttctgtcgGCATAAAAGGGATTGTGGAAATCTGTGTGGCTTCGTCCTTCTGAGGTGGATCTTACAGAGactaaataaccattttgtttACAGCAGTCATGAAAACTCCTCGATCTTCCAACTAAGATGCTTTCCCCAACTCTATCTTCTTCTGGATGGCCCGTGCAGAGTGATATATCAAAGAGTCAATGAGCCCAGccactggagagagagagagagagagagagatagggTGGACATTTCATCAGATATATTTACAAAGCATAcatataaagaaatgtaattcagAGCATAGGCATTTCAATATCAGCACcgtgttagaaaaaaaaaaaatccagtgaaacAGATTAATGTCCTCCTAAAATATATTTACTCAGTCAGGTGAAAGCTTTGTGTCAGGACTCTGTGTGTTagatgtgtggaaaaagtattaAATTAGTACTAGATTGTATAGTAACACTATATTGATTTAATAGAGTAGagcagaaacagcagaaaagaagaaagacagaCAAAGAAAGACAAAGCAGAGGTGAATAGAGACCCAAAAGTTGTACTGTACACACCTGTGAACACTCCTCCGATGATAGCACACACTCCAGTCAGGAAGTGAGTAAATGACCTGGGAAGAAGAGATACTATGATTATCGCATTTTTGCGGAGGGGATCGACACTCCGCTATGGACTGTATGACAAATGTTTAAAGAGGTGAGTGGACGTGCAGGAAAAGATTCCTTGAAAAGATCCTGTagctggggtgcggtggcgcagtgggttggaccacagtcctgctctccggtgggtctggggttcgagtcccgcttggggtgccttgtgacggactggcgtcccgtcctgggtgtgtcccctccccctccagccttacgccctgagttgccgggttaggctccggttccccgtgaccccgtatgggacaagcggttctgaagatgtgtgtgtgtgtgtgtgtgtgtgtgtgagatcctgTAGCTGAGTTTAAATAACGAATCTTTTTCAGAGTCATACCGCTGTTTCTCCGTGAACTTGACCATCATCGGGGAGAGTTCGTAGAGCACAAAGACCCCAGGCAACCCCTGGTCTCCGATTAGTCCGTTGGCCACTTTCTCATGTCGCGTCACTGAGAACTGGTTTGTTTTCACCACCtgtcaaatgtaaataatgctTTGACACAACTGTGTGACTTTATTTAAATGCTCAGAGCAGCTAACTTAAGTCTATTCTGGAGGACTGGGCACAAACGCAGCGCACATTCAAACACGTTTACTCCGAGTATGAAATAATGTACCAGTATATTTAACAGATGTACTTGCGGTTCAAACATATGAAGGAATCTGGATCTCCAGCGCTAGAAATTCTTAAGCATGCACGTGCAAAGCTGCATAAACTAACCTCTCCGTCTCCTTTCACGTAGATAGTCGGCACTATCTTCACAAAGTACTGGTACATCATGGACGCTAAAAAAGAACCGTAATGCACAGGGTTACATctgacagtacagtactgtaacaCTAACACTGTAAAGGCAGACAGTGGACTGAGGCTCTACGTTTCGCACTTCCCCTTTTCACCGCCGGGGGCGCCATACATTTTCGACAATGCATTTCAGCGCCTCTGACAGAGTCACGTGGTCCGGGTTTCTCCACCAAGTACTTCCTGTCACGTAATGGAGTCAAGTTAGCTGACTTTCTGAAGAGACACTAGTGACCCTTGTCTTGCTTTGCTACCGAGAACAGAACGTAAATATTTAAGAGCCCAAAGACTGAAAAGGTAAGAcaagaaaattctggaaaatgacCGAAAGGAGAGCCGTGTGCTCCGCAGGGTCCGCGTTCCGAGGCCATAGCGCGGTGCTAGCCACTAGCTAGTTGCTTAGCTAGCCAGTTAGCCGCGGAAAAACGTGACAAAACGGGCAGAAGTGATTTACTGCAACATTCAGATGTGTTAGAGAAATACTAATAGGACGCGAATGTGCGGTTCGAAGTCGTTTTTCACACCAGGCAGGTGCATAAAGGAGCGCTTTAGAAGTAGACTGAGGGGCGCTGTTGTTTTTGCAAATACTAGAACCAATCATGCCATGGCGACATCGATTGGCGTCAGTGAGTGAGCGCGGCTCTGCAGCCCAACCGTGTCGTTGCTCACTTACAAATTTAATTCATCTGAatcttgtctccaaagcgacttacagttgTTTGCAGCCGAGTACATGTTAGGGAGGGTAAGAGTACTTGCAAGGGTACTATTACAGCAAGATTCGAACCCGTCATCTGTTTTGAGTCCACGAGGTGCCACTTACTTAAGCATTATTATGCCACCCGCCGCTGCTCTCTTTTCACGCATAGCAGACAGTTGTGGGGAATGATGGGTGAGTCTGTGCGCTGCTGTTCCCCCCAACTCTGCATAGATGCCCGTGGCTGTGGGACCGTACGGACAGACGCAGCCCAACTGCTTTGACAGGGTCAAGATGGGCTTCATGATGGGCTTCGCCGTGGGCATGGCGGCTGGGGCCATGTTCGGAACCTTTTCCTGTCTCAGGTATCCCACTGCTACCCTTGGGTTTTACACCTCTCCCTGCCTGTCTTTTTGGGAAATCCCATGTTTGCTTTGCCAGTGCCTGGACCTTCCAGGCTGCTCGCTCATGTATTAAAGCCACTCAGACTGAAGAACCAACAGTATTAAACTGTTAGCTGAATTAAGCTGAAACCTAAATTGAAAGCTGTTGGTTGCACCACATCTGTTTTATTCACTATATGTGTAATCATCATACATTTATTGCAGGtgcataaaatttttttttttttttttttaaagatctgGCAGTTTTCTGGTAGATAAACTGCTGTTCTTTGACATTGTTTTGCACACTAATGGGCACGTACTACAGTACGGACTGTATTCCCCCAGGGTCGGGATGAGAGGCAGAGAGCTCATGGGAGGAGTGGGAAAGACCATGATGCAGAGTGGAGGCACGTTTGGCACCTTCATGGCCATTGGAATGGGCATCCGctgctgaagtttttttttttttttttttttgcactttcacCTAAGACTGTCTGAGCATCATAAATCCTTTCCCATTACACAATGTAAATGATGTGGAACTACTTGTAATAAACAATGCGATTTATGTAAGGAGAATACTGTCAAGCAATACTTTTGGCCCTAGGCAACAACTCCAGGTAAAGCACTACAACAAAGTGTTGTTATGCTTCCAAGAGTTTAAATGTGACTATACAGTGTATTTTGAAGCCTCATTTGACATTCAGAGGAAAAACTGTAGTCTTCCTTTGAATGCTGTCCACATTTGGCTGCAGAATTTAATTCTGACTGCACATCAAATAAAGTGGCTGAGAAAGACTAATCCAAACCTTGCGGGGCTGCAACGTTTGTTCCATCCAAGGGATTGACAATGCCCGGGTAGTCCTTTCCAAATGAGAGGTGTTTTATGTTGTGAGTCATGTTAATCTGGCAAAAGAGCAAGGACAGGAGGAATGTTTAATCTGCTAGGAAACTGGAGAACAGTGACCAGTCTGTACCACAAAAAGGGTTAGTGTATACTTACATTATCCAGTCCAAAACTTTGTAGATCATGAACtgcaaaaaagcaaagtgaaaataagtCTGTTGGTTGAATGGTTCTGGCAATCTGGATTATGTTAAGATTTTAAACTGATGCAGAAATTGATTTGGTTTGAAGAGATTTGGTCTGTGTGTGATTAAACTGATCTAGTTAGAAGAAAATTTTATGCAGATAAGCAGAGTAGGAAACATTTGTTTCGCTCACAGTTAAGTAACAGGGTAAATGCAGACAACCTTTGTTTTTTCAAGTGAAATGACTTTACTGTGtacttaatgaataaatagtttGCAGGGGCACTTGCaggttttgatttaaaaaagagTAACTTACTTTCCACAGCGTGCACTGCAGAAAGAAAGGGGGAGAACAAGTCACTGTACGATTCATGTGAGGAGTACACAGAAAAGCCTGCCGGCCTAAAGGGCAGCAAACTGCTCCTGGTTATAGTGTGAGCATCGCATGGCGAGCAAGTGCATCGCATGTGCATTCTCACTAAAGCCAGGACTGCACGTACTGTCTTGAAGTACAGTGGGGACCAGCTTTTTTCTGTGGACCAGTCAGTGTCTTGAGAAACAGTTGGGTTCAGTGTTTTAGCCCTATCACTCTTAATTAGAAGGGTGCCATAAAATTAAACTTGAAGGCCAGTTTGGTTAAGAAAACTGGTTAAGCCAGTCTTTTGCAATAACCATTTATAGTTAAATAGAATACAGTCCCTGTAAACAAATTTTGAGATGAAATGGGAACGTATTAAATCTACAGGTCATCCTGCTGGGCAGCTTATACCTTGTTACTTAATAGGTACTCGAGATCCACAATTAAAGCCTGATTTTTGCAGATTTACAgtaataaaagggaaaaatccAGTTAAGATGCATGTGATTGGCGCAttgaagtgaaattaaattcagGCAGCAAAGTAGCTAAAGAGGAAAGGTCCCTGCTATTGTATCAAAGAATTTTAGCAAAGGAACAA
Proteins encoded in this window:
- the romo1 gene encoding reactive oxygen species modulator 1; the protein is MPVAVGPYGQTQPNCFDRVKMGFMMGFAVGMAAGAMFGTFSCLRVGMRGRELMGGVGKTMMQSGGTFGTFMAIGMGIRC